The following coding sequences lie in one Glycine soja cultivar W05 chromosome 16, ASM419377v2, whole genome shotgun sequence genomic window:
- the LOC114389930 gene encoding TMV resistance protein N-like codes for MGTGEECGVGGNGGMRSWEREKKKKKHSGRVNEFKDDIEKLQKWRLALRQTADFSGWHYKRGEYEREIIREITDNISHKLDLLILDDVDTHEQLQAIAARPDWFGPGSKIIITTRDKQLLTSHEVNKTYEVKKLDVDDALQLLTWKAFKKEKAYPTYVEVLHDAVTYAFGLPLALEVIGSHLNGKSIEGWESAIKQYKRIPKKKILDILKVSFDALEEEEKFFFLDITCCFKGWRLTEVEHIIRDRYDDGMKHHIGVLVEKSLIEVSWWDGVVNMHDLSQDMAWAVSRPGYPGQLPRLWPKFI; via the exons ATGGGGACGGGGGAGGAATGTGGAGTTGGGGGCAATGGTGGAATGCGAAGTTGGgagagggagaagaagaagaagaagcatagTGGTCGAGTTAATGA ATTCAAAGATGATATTGAGAAGCTACAGAAATGGAGGTTGGCTTTGCGTCAGACAGCTGATTTCTCTGGTTGGCATTACAAACGAGG AGAATATGAGCGTGAGATCATTAGAGAAATCACAGATAACATCTCCCATAAGCTTGATCTCTTGATTCTAGATGACGTTGACACACACGAGCAATTACAAGCAATTGCTGCAAGACCTGATTGGTTTGGTCCCGGTAGCAAAATCATCATCACAACTCGGGACAAACAATTGCTAACATCTCATGAAGTTAATAAAACTTATGAGGTGAAGAAATTGGATGTGGACGATGCTCTTCAGTTGCTTACATGGAAAGCTTTTAAGAAGGAAAAAGCTTATCCAACTTATGTGGAGGTCTTGCATGATGCAGTGACTTATGCTTTTGGTCTTCCATTGGCGTTGGAAGTAATAGGTTCCCACTTGAATGGAAAAAGTATAGAAGGATGGGAATCTGCCATCAAACAATATAAAAGAATTCCCAAGAAGAAAATTCTAGATATACTTAAAGTAAGCTTTGATGctttggaagaagaagagaaatttttttttcttgacatTACTTGTTGCTTCAAAGGATGGAGATTGACAGAGGTTGAACATATAATTCGTGATCGTTATGATGACGGCATGAAACATCATATTGGGGTGTTGGTTGAAAAATCTCTCATAGAGGTTAGTTGGTGGGATGGTGTAGTTAACATGCATGACTTGAGTCAGGACATGGCATGGGCGGTTTCAAGGCCCGGCTATCCTGGGCAATTGCCCAGGCTCTGGCCCAAattcatttga
- the LOC114389395 gene encoding uncharacterized protein LOC114389395 isoform X2: protein MHSVDEAETQAQPTEENIRTNLGVIFCSILMGMKLSSMENKACESSNPGNLLGETDLVNFDTTALIALVSGISNGGTEKLLATPESGMRQRFKGNYDVVIGQVNNV from the exons ATGCATTCAGTAGATGAGGCCGAAACTCAAGCACAGCCTACAGAAGAGAATATCAGAACAAACTTGGGGGTTATCTTCTGTTCCATTCTTATGGGAATGAAACTAAGTTCAATGGAGAATAAAGCTTGTGAATCTTCTAATCCTGGGAATCTTTTAGGTGAGACTGATCTGGTGAATTTTGATACAACAGCTTTGATAGCTCTTGTATCAGGAATTAGTAATGGTGGAACAGAGAAACTTTTGGCCACTCCAGAGAGTGGAATGAGGCAGCGGTTTAAGGGAAACTACGATGTTGTGATTGGTCAAGTAA ATAACGTCTGA
- the LOC114389929 gene encoding uncharacterized protein LOC114389929, giving the protein MAPYEALYGRRCRTPLCWVDSSESIALGPEVVQQTTEKVKLIQERMRAAQSRQKSYYDKRRKDLEFAVGDHVFLRVTPWTGVGRALKSRKLTPRFIGPFEILKRVGPVAYQVALPPSLSNLHSVFHISQLRKYVHDPLHVIELDNVQVKENLTYETQPLRIDDCMVKQLRGKEIPLVKVVWGSASGEDATWELEGQMRDAYPTLFDTGEPSYDESHARDGET; this is encoded by the exons ATGGCGCCTTACGAGGCATTGTATGGTAGAAGATGTAGGACACCTCTATGTTGGGTAGATTCCAGTGAGAGCATTGCCTTAGGACCTGAGGTAGTTCAGCAGACCACAGAAAAGGTCAAGTTAATCCAAGAAAGGATGAGAGCAGCCCAAagtaggcagaagagctactaTGATAAGAGAAGAAAGGATCTTGAATTTGCTGTAGGTGATCATGTATTTCTGAGAGTCACTCCGTGGACTGGGGTTGGTAGGGCGTTGAAGTCCCGTAAGCTCACACCTAGATTCATTGGTCCTTTTGAAATCCTAAAGCGTGTCGGCCCAGTTGCGTATCAGGTGGCTTTGCCACCATCTCTCTCAAATCTCCACAGTGTCTTCCATATCTCTCAGCTCAGAAAATATGTCCATGATCCGTTGCACGTGATCGAATTAGACAATGTCCAAGTGAAAGAgaacttgacatatgaaacacAACCACTGAGGATCGACGATTGTATGGTTAAGCAGCTAAGGGGGAAAGAGATTCCCTTGGTCAAAGTAGTATGGGGAAGTGCTTCGGGCGAGGATGCCACCTGGGAACTAGAGGGTCAGATGCGTGATGCATATCCTACCTTATTCGATACAG GTGAGCCTTCATATGATGAGTCACATGctagagatggagagacttag
- the LOC114389395 gene encoding uncharacterized protein LOC114389395 isoform X1 → MHSVDEAETQAQPTEENIRTNLGVIFCSILMGMKLSSMENKACESSNPGNLLGETDLVNFDTTALIALVSGISNGGTEKLLATPESGMRQRFKGNYDVVIGQITSEIQNPIHMEFDRILRGKTGLICESVLMEFKELVSMCGGPNEKLRADRLINCLR, encoded by the exons ATGCATTCAGTAGATGAGGCCGAAACTCAAGCACAGCCTACAGAAGAGAATATCAGAACAAACTTGGGGGTTATCTTCTGTTCCATTCTTATGGGAATGAAACTAAGTTCAATGGAGAATAAAGCTTGTGAATCTTCTAATCCTGGGAATCTTTTAGGTGAGACTGATCTGGTGAATTTTGATACAACAGCTTTGATAGCTCTTGTATCAGGAATTAGTAATGGTGGAACAGAGAAACTTTTGGCCACTCCAGAGAGTGGAATGAGGCAGCGGTTTAAGGGAAACTACGATGTTGTGATTGGTCAA ATAACGTCTGAAATTCAAAACCCAATCCATATGGAATTTGATAGGATCCTACGTGGGAAGACTGGCCTAATTTGTGAGAGTGTTCTTATGGAATTTAAGGAGTTAGTATCAATGTGTGGAGGGCCCAATGAGAAACTGAGAGCTGACAGGTTAATAAATTGCCTCAGGTGA